Proteins encoded within one genomic window of Planococcus sp. MB-3u-03:
- a CDS encoding transposase family protein → MNLQFFYPTWTVLHVSVSNDAFHLYMESIQHGSLCPACRHISCRIHSRYWRTLKDTPLHSMPVSLHVRARKFFCHQSDCHQRIFTERRPEWWNAYDRKTLRLAAFFRQLAFSLSAEAASCISSKYGAPLSGDAFLYLIRKEQLPAIAEPRVIGLDDWALKRGMRYGTIICDLERKRPIELLESRKEKVVSN, encoded by the coding sequence ATGAATCTGCAGTTCTTCTACCCGACTTGGACCGTCTTGCACGTTTCTGTTTCTAATGATGCCTTTCATTTGTATATGGAATCTATTCAACATGGGAGCCTTTGTCCGGCGTGCCGCCATATTTCCTGCCGGATTCACAGCCGATATTGGAGAACACTCAAGGATACACCACTTCATTCAATGCCTGTTTCCCTGCATGTAAGAGCTCGCAAATTCTTCTGTCACCAGTCCGACTGCCATCAGCGTATCTTTACAGAGCGACGGCCGGAATGGTGGAACGCCTATGATCGAAAAACCTTGCGGTTAGCTGCTTTCTTTCGGCAGCTCGCTTTTTCTCTTAGTGCTGAAGCAGCGAGTTGTATCTCTTCAAAATACGGGGCCCCACTTAGTGGAGATGCCTTTCTTTACTTGATTCGAAAAGAACAACTGCCCGCGATAGCAGAGCCACGTGTGATTGGACTGGATGACTGGGCCTTGAAGCGAGGTATGAGATACGGAACCATTATTTGCGATCTCGAACGGAAACGACCAATTGAGCTATTGGAAAGTCGGAAAGAAAAAGTGGTCAGTAATTGA
- a CDS encoding transposase, whose product MEKKRRTFTAEFKMKAIEMYLHRGMGSKRIGKELDITYSIVDRWIAHYKKEGLIGLQEKRGKASSTIQDSSNTSDEKIERLEAENAYLKKLLEVKKEMRLTEKRQ is encoded by the coding sequence ATGGAAAAAAAGAGAAGAACGTTTACAGCAGAGTTTAAAATGAAAGCAATTGAAATGTATTTGCATAGAGGAATGGGAAGTAAACGGATTGGGAAAGAATTAGACATTACTTATTCTATAGTGGACCGATGGATTGCCCATTATAAAAAAGAGGGGCTTATCGGTTTACAGGAAAAGAGAGGAAAGGCCTCTAGCACAATTCAAGACTCTTCAAATACAAGCGATGAAAAGATAGAACGCTTGGAAGCAGAAAACGCATATCTAAAAAAGCTCTTAGAAGTGAAAAAGGAGATGAGATTAACCGAGAAAAGGCAGTAG